One window of the Falco biarmicus isolate bFalBia1 chromosome 2, bFalBia1.pri, whole genome shotgun sequence genome contains the following:
- the CNGA3 gene encoding cyclic nucleotide-gated cation channel alpha-3: MAKINTQHSYPGMHSLSVRATDEDIERIENGCIRTHSLCEDASSELQRVISVEERHVSEPQTSSFTGRGAMARLSRFVISVRSWATRHLHHEDQRPDSFLERIRGPELIEVSSRQSNIRSFLGMRERPGGVNSHWPLARLNVNYSNNTNEEKKEEKKEVKEEKKEEKKEEKKEEKKDDKKEEKKDDKKDDKKDDKKDDKKKEEKKKEIFVLDPSSNIYYNWLTIIAAPVFYNWCMLVCRACFDELQADHLKLWVFLDYSSDIIYVIDMLVRFRTGFLEQGLLVQDEKKLRDHYTETLQFKLDLLSLLPTDLAYLKVGLNYPELRFNRLLRISRLFEFFDRTETRTNYPNMFRIGNLVLYILIIIHWNACIYFAISKLIGFGTDSWVYPNVSIPEYGRLSRKYIYSLYWSTLTLTTIGETPPPVKDEEYLFVVIDFLVGVLIFATIVGNVGSMISNMNASRAEFQAKVDSIKQYMHFRKVTKDLEARVIKWFDYLWTNKKTVDEKEVLKNLPDKLKAEIAINVHLDTLRKVRIFQDCEAGLLIELVLKLKPTVFSPGDYICKKGDIGREMYIIKEGKLAVVADDGITQFVVLSDGSYFGEISILNIKGSKSGNRRTANIRSIGYSDLFCLSKDDLMEALTEYPEAKKALEEKGRQILMKDNLIDEEAAKAGADPKDLEEKVEKLETALDTLQTRFARLLAEYTSSQQKVKQRLTRVETRVKKYGSGTLSVGEADAENLEEIKQ; encoded by the exons ATGGCAAAAATCAACACCCAGCACTCCTACCCTGGTATGCACAGCCTGTCTGTCAGAGCTACTGATGAAGATATTGAAAGGATTGAAAATGGCTGTATCAG AACCCATTCACTGTGTGAGGATGCGTCTTCAGAACTGCAGAGAGTCATTTCTGTGGAGGAAAGACATGTATCTGAACCCCAGACGAGCTCCTTCACAGGCAGGGGAGCAATGGCAAG GCTGTCACGATTTGTCATATCTGTGAGGTCATGGGCCACAAGACATCTGCACCACGAAGACCAAAGACCCGATTCTTTCCTAGAACGTATCCGAGGGCCAGAGCTCATAGAAGTGTCCAGTAGGCAAAGTAACATACGCTCCTTTCTGGGTATGCGTGAGCGCCCTGGGGGAGTAAACAG TCACTGGCCCTTGGCCAGGCTTAATGTCAACTATAGCAACAACACCAACGAAGA aaaaaaggaagaaaagaaagaggttaaagaggaaaagaaagaggaaaaaaaagaggaaaagaaagaggaaaagaaagatgacaagaaagaggaaaagaaagatgacaagaaagatgacaaaaaagatgacaaaaaagatgataaaaaaaaagaaga gaagaaaaaagagataTTTGTGTTAGATCCTTCAAGCAATATTTACTACAACTGGCTGACCATAATTGCAGCACCCGTGTTCTATAACTGGTGTATGCTCGTGTGCAG AGCCTGCTTTGATGAGCTACAAGCTGACCATCTTAAATTATGGGTGTTCTTGGATTATAGCTCCGATATCATCTATGTTATTGACATGCTTGTCAGATTCAGAACAG GCTTCCTTGAGCAAGGCTTGCTAGTTcaggatgaaaagaaattaCGAGATCATTATACCGAAACTCTGCAGTTCAAACTGGATTTGCTGTCTCTTCTGCCAACAGACCTGGCATATTTAAAGGTTGGTTTGAACTACCCTGAACTGCGATTTAACCGCCTGCTGAGGATTTCTCGGCTGTTTGAGTTTTTTGACCGTACTGAAACGAGGACAAACTATCCAAACATGTTTCGTATTGGAAATCTTGTCTTATACATTCTTATCATCATCCACTGGAACGCATGTATATACTTTGCAATTTCAAAGCTCATTGGATTTGGAACTGACTCTTGGGTCTACCCCAATGTGTCCATTCCAGAGTACGGGCGCCTGTCTAGAAAGTACATCTACAGTCTGTACTGGTCAACGCTTACGCTGACAACCATCGGAGAAACACCTCCCCCGGTGAAAGATGAAGAGTATCTCTTTGTGGTCATTGACTTCCTGGTGGGCGTGCTCATCTTCGCTACCATTGTCGGTAACGTGGGCTCCATGATTTCCAACATGAACGCCTCCAGGGCAGAGTTCCAGGCCAAAGTGGATTCCATTAAACAGTACATGCATTTCCGAAAAGTGACTAAGGATTTGGAAGCCAGGGTTATTAAGTGGTTTGATTACCTCTGGACCAACAAGAAAACAGTGGATGAGAAGGAGGTTCTCAAAAATCTACCTGACAAGTTGAAGGCCGAAATTGCCATCAATGTCCATTTGGACACGCTGAGGAAAGTGCGTATATTCCAGGATTGTGAAGCTGGACTTCTCATTGAGCTGGTGCTGAAACTGAAACCTACGGTCTTCAGTCCTGGGGACTACATTTGCAAAAAGGGAGATATTGGGAGAGAAATGTACATTATTAAAGAGGGAAAATTGGCTGTGGTGGCAGATGATGGCATAACCCAATTTGTAGTCCTAAGCGATGGCAGCTACTTTGGTGAAATCAGCATCCTAAACATCAAAGGCAGCAAATCTGGCAACAGGAGGACAGCCAACATAAGGAGTATTGGTTATTCGGATTTGTTCTGCTTGTCTAAAGATGATTTAATGGAAGCCCTCACAGAATATCCAGAAGCCAAAAAGGCTTTGGAAGAGAAAGGGCGACAAATTCTGATGAAAGACAACTTAATAGATGaggaagcagcaaaagcaggagCTGACCCAAAagacttggaagaaaaagtagaaaaacttGAAACAGCTCTGGATACGCTGCAGACCAGGTTTGCGAGGCTCCTGGCAGAGTACACCTCATCTCAACAAAAGGTGAAACAGAGACTTACCAGAGTAGAAACCCGAGTGAAAAAGTACGGTAGTGGCACCTTATCAGTTGGAGAAGCAGATGCTGAAAACCTTGAGGAGATAAAGCAGTAA